The following nucleotide sequence is from Pseudomonas sp. S09G 359.
GACAACATCGCCCTGGAAGACCTGAGCAGCAAGTTTTCGATCAGCCGCATCCTGTCCAGCTTCAAGGACGACCCGGAATTCCAGGAGCTGGTCTACGGCCTGGCCCTCAAGGTGCTGAACCAGTCGCATCAGGCCATCAGCAACCCAAGTGCCGGCAAAGGCAAGGCCTCACGCCCCAAGAAAGAAGCCGAAGTGTTTGTGATCAGCAAGGACGGCATCAGCGTGACGCTGCCGCTGCGCACGCCACGTTCGAAGCTGAACGTCGACCGCGAGGCGTTCGAGTTCCTGGGTTTCAGCTTTGTGGGTGACGGTGATGAAGCCGAGCTTGAGGTTGAGAGTTTTGTGGATAACGCGGGTGCCGAACAGCCGCTGAGCCGCAAGAGCGTGATTACTGCGCTGCAGCAACAGACTGCGTTTGATGGGTACAGCATCGCGCAACAGTAACCGTAACAGGCAGCACTGCTGGACAAATGTGGGAGGGGCGGTGCGACGATTCGACTTGCCCCCGATGGTGGTGTGTCAGCTACAAATATGCTGACTGATCCACCGCCATCGGGGGCAAGCCCCCTCCCACATTGGCCCTGTGTTTCCCACATTGGCCCTGTGTTAGGTCGGCTGACGCGCTACACCTGCGCCGCAAACACCTCGCGAAACCGCGCCATCTCCCGCTTGCTCCCCACCGTCACCCGCACCCACTGCGGCCAGTTCTTCCACACCCGCCCGATCAGCACGCCTTGCGCGGCAAGTTTGTCGATAACCTGCGCCGCCGGTTGCTTCACGTCGATCATGAAGCAGTTGCTCTGCGACGCGGTACAGGTGAACCCACGGCCCTTGAGCCAGGTGATCGTTTCATCGCGCAGTTGGGCATTCAGCGCCTTGCGCTGGGGCAGCAATTTCACGTCTTCCAGGCTGGCCAGGCCGCCGAGCAAGGCGGAACCTGCCGGTACGTTGTCGCCGCCGAACACCGCCAGCCGCTCCAATAACGCCGGGTGGCCGATCGCCAGGCCCAGGCGCGCGCCGGCCATGCCGTAGATCTTCGAAAAGGTGCGCAGCACCAGCAGGTCATCGTGGTCCTTGACCCAAGCCACTACGCTGGGCGCATCGGCAAGATCAATGTAGGCCTCATCCACCACCAGCACGCTGCCTTCGGGTTTGCCCGCCAGGGCCTGGCGAATGGCCTGGGTGGGCGTCAGGGTACCGGTGGGGTTGTTGGGGTTGCACAGGTAGAGCATGCCGGCCTGGGGGTCGGCAGCAAGCATGGCGGGGACGTCGTGGGCGTGGTCGGCGTCGAGGTCCACTTCCTTCACCGGCGCCTTGGTTGATTCGGCCGCCTGCAGCGGGACTTCATAGGACGGTGTAGCCATCACCAGGCCGCGGGTTTCGCTGGTAAACGCCAGCACCGCATAGCGCAGGGCCGCCATGGAGCCGGAAAACACCGCCACTTGCTCTTGCGCAATGCCCTGTTGCTGGGCAAACAGGGCCGCCAGGGCGTACATGTGTTTATAGGGATAACGCCCGGCCGTGGCGATCCCGCGCTGCATCGCCTCACGCGCGGCGCTGGAAGGGCCGTAGGGGCTTTCGTTGTAGTTGAGTAGCACCTTGTCAGCGTTTGCCGGCGGCGGTGCAGCGACCGCCCAATCCAGGCGCCCCAGCAACGGTAACGCAGCGCCAATGGCGAGAAGGGATCGACGACTAACGCTGACCATGGTGACTACTCCTTGTAGGTGGGGAATGAATTCACACAGTTCGTACATAGGGGGTGACGAGAAAAACTGTGGCGAATTTAAACGCGCGCCCAATAAAAAGCCCCGCGCTTCTCTCGAAGGCGGGGCTTTTCACTGCTTGGACACTCAGTGAGCGTAGGTCAGCAACAGCTCTTTCGGCACTTGGAAATCCAGGGACATCATCACGCTGAGCGCGGTGATGGTGAAGATCGAGAACACGAACAGCTTGCGCGCCCAGACGGTGTCATCCACCGCCTTGTAGCCGGTCCAGGCCATGTACAACCAGTACATGCCCATGGCGGCGGCGACGGCGAGGTAGCTCATGCCGGCGT
It contains:
- a CDS encoding pyridoxal phosphate-dependent aminotransferase; protein product: MVSVSRRSLLAIGAALPLLGRLDWAVAAPPPANADKVLLNYNESPYGPSSAAREAMQRGIATAGRYPYKHMYALAALFAQQQGIAQEQVAVFSGSMAALRYAVLAFTSETRGLVMATPSYEVPLQAAESTKAPVKEVDLDADHAHDVPAMLAADPQAGMLYLCNPNNPTGTLTPTQAIRQALAGKPEGSVLVVDEAYIDLADAPSVVAWVKDHDDLLVLRTFSKIYGMAGARLGLAIGHPALLERLAVFGGDNVPAGSALLGGLASLEDVKLLPQRKALNAQLRDETITWLKGRGFTCTASQSNCFMIDVKQPAAQVIDKLAAQGVLIGRVWKNWPQWVRVTVGSKREMARFREVFAAQV